A portion of the Streptococcus sp. Marseille-Q6470 genome contains these proteins:
- a CDS encoding aromatic acid exporter family protein — translation MSYFKKYTFDKSKFKLGMRTFKTGIAVFLVLMIFGFFGWKGLQIGALTAVFSLREDFDKSVHFGTSRILGNSIGGFFALIFFLLNNLFHGAFWVTLLVVPICTMLTIMTNVAMNNKSGVIGGVAAMLIITLSIPTGETVLYVFARVFETFMGVFVAILVNYDIDRLRSLLQKK, via the coding sequence ATGAGTTACTTTAAAAAATATACATTTGACAAATCTAAGTTTAAATTAGGAATGCGAACCTTTAAAACAGGAATTGCTGTTTTTTTGGTTCTCATGATTTTTGGCTTTTTTGGATGGAAGGGACTTCAAATCGGAGCATTAACAGCTGTTTTTAGCTTGAGAGAGGACTTTGATAAGAGTGTCCACTTTGGTACATCTCGTATTCTGGGAAATAGTATTGGTGGCTTTTTTGCTTTGATTTTCTTTCTCTTAAATAATCTTTTTCACGGCGCCTTCTGGGTAACCCTTCTTGTTGTTCCGATTTGCACCATGTTAACCATTATGACAAATGTTGCTATGAACAACAAGTCAGGGGTCATTGGAGGAGTTGCAGCTATGTTGATTATTACCCTATCAATCCCAACTGGTGAGACCGTTTTGTACGTATTTGCCCGAGTTTTTGAAACATTTATGGGTGTTTTCGTGGCAATTCTAGTCAATTACGATATCGATCGTTTACGGAGCCTTTTGCAGAAAAAATAA
- a CDS encoding PadR family transcriptional regulator, with the protein MELTDKIRRVYLPMTETGFYILFCLQKENHGYGITQKVKEMTDSQVSISPGTMYGTLSKMEKDGLVSFVREEEKRKIYQITDLGRKVLEIELKRIERLYRNSREEL; encoded by the coding sequence ATGGAATTAACAGATAAGATTAGGCGGGTTTACCTTCCCATGACTGAAACGGGTTTTTATATTCTGTTCTGTCTGCAAAAGGAGAACCATGGTTATGGTATTACACAAAAGGTCAAAGAGATGACAGATTCGCAAGTATCCATTAGTCCTGGAACTATGTATGGAACCCTATCGAAGATGGAAAAGGATGGTTTGGTTTCCTTTGTCCGAGAAGAGGAGAAACGTAAAATCTATCAGATAACAGACTTGGGCCGAAAAGTTTTAGAGATTGAGTTGAAACGTATTGAGCGGCTCTATAGAAACAGTCGGGAGGAGCTTTGA
- the mraY gene encoding phospho-N-acetylmuramoyl-pentapeptide-transferase produces MLVSIFPGILTFILTVVGIPAFIRFYRKAQITGQQMHEDVKQHQAKAGTPTMGGLVFLITGVLVSLVLALLTNQLTNNVGMILFILVLYGLVGFLDDFLKVFRKINEGLNPKQKLLLQLVGGVIFYFFYERGGDILNMFGYPLHLGFLYIFFALFWLVGFSNAVNLTDGIDGLASISVVISLSAYGVIAYVQNQLDILLVITAMIGGLLGFFVFNRKPARVFMGDVGSLALGGMLAAISMALHQEWTLLFIGLVYVFETTSVMMQVSYFKLSGGKRIFRMTPVHHHFELGGFSGKGQSWSEWKVDFFFWGVGLLASLLTLAFMYLF; encoded by the coding sequence ATGCTAGTTTCTATCTTTCCTGGAATCCTTACTTTTATTCTTACAGTGGTTGGAATTCCAGCTTTTATCCGTTTTTACCGTAAAGCACAAATTACTGGTCAACAGATGCATGAGGATGTGAAACAACACCAAGCAAAAGCTGGGACACCAACAATGGGAGGACTCGTCTTTCTTATAACAGGCGTTTTAGTTAGTTTAGTTCTTGCTCTTTTGACCAATCAACTAACGAATAATGTAGGAATGATCCTCTTTATCCTAGTCTTATATGGTTTGGTTGGTTTCTTAGATGATTTCCTCAAAGTTTTCCGTAAAATCAACGAAGGGCTCAATCCTAAACAAAAACTCTTGCTTCAGTTAGTAGGAGGAGTTATCTTCTATTTCTTTTATGAAAGAGGAGGAGATATCTTAAATATGTTTGGGTATCCATTGCACTTAGGATTTCTTTATATATTCTTTGCTCTCTTCTGGTTGGTTGGTTTTTCGAATGCGGTTAACTTGACTGACGGGATTGATGGCTTGGCAAGTATTTCAGTAGTGATTAGCTTATCTGCTTATGGAGTCATTGCTTATGTCCAAAACCAGTTGGATATCTTGCTAGTCATTACAGCTATGATTGGTGGTCTTCTCGGTTTCTTTGTCTTTAACCGTAAACCAGCAAGAGTATTCATGGGAGATGTGGGAAGCCTTGCTCTTGGAGGGATGTTGGCTGCAATTTCTATGGCGCTGCACCAAGAATGGACACTTCTCTTTATCGGTCTTGTTTATGTCTTTGAAACCACATCGGTTATGATGCAAGTTAGCTACTTTAAGTTGAGTGGTGGCAAACGTATCTTCCGAATGACACCAGTTCATCACCATTTTGAGTTGGGTGGCTTTTCTGGTAAAGGTCAATCCTGGAGTGAGTGGAAAGTCGATTTCTTCTTTTGGGGAGTTGGTTTACTTGCAAGTCTCCTAACTTTAGCTTTCATGTATTTGTTCTAA
- the grpE gene encoding nucleotide exchange factor GrpE encodes MAQDINNKEVKEEEVVESVEETTPEKSELDLANERAEEFENKYLRAHAEMQNIQRRANEERQLLQRYRSQDLAKAILPSLDNLERALAVEGLTDDVKKGLEMVQESLVHALKEEGIEEIPADGEFDHNYHMAIQTVPADDEHPADTIAQVFQKGYKLHDRILRPAMVVVYN; translated from the coding sequence ATGGCCCAAGATATAAATAATAAAGAAGTAAAAGAAGAGGAAGTTGTTGAATCAGTAGAAGAAACAACTCCTGAGAAGTCTGAATTGGACTTGGCAAATGAACGTGCCGAAGAGTTTGAAAACAAATACCTTCGTGCTCATGCAGAAATGCAAAACATTCAGCGACGTGCCAACGAAGAACGCCAACTCTTGCAACGCTATCGCAGTCAAGATTTGGCAAAAGCAATCTTGCCATCATTGGACAACCTAGAACGTGCCCTTGCTGTTGAAGGGCTGACAGATGATGTGAAGAAGGGCTTGGAAATGGTCCAAGAAAGTTTGGTACATGCTCTGAAAGAAGAAGGAATTGAAGAAATTCCAGCGGACGGTGAATTTGACCATAACTACCATATGGCTATTCAAACAGTTCCAGCTGATGATGAGCATCCAGCAGACACCATCGCACAAGTCTTCCAAAAAGGCTACAAACTCCATGACCGCATCCTAAGACCGGCTATGGTAGTAGTTTATAACTAG
- the glnA gene encoding type I glutamate--ammonia ligase produces MPITAADIRREVKEKNVTFIRLMFSDILGTMKNVEIPATDEQLDKVLSNKAMFDGSSIEGFVRINESDMYLYPDLDTWTVFPWGDENGSVAGLICDVYTTEGEPFAGDPRGNLKRALRHMEELGFKSFNLGPEPEFFLFKLDENGDPTLEVNDKGGYFDLAPTDLADNTRREIVNVLTKMGFEVEASHHEVAVGQHEIDFKYDEVLRACDKIQIFKLVVKTIARKHGLYATFMAKPKFGIAGSGMHCNMSLFDAEGNNAFFDPNDPKGMQLSETAYHFLGGLIKHAYNYTAIMNPTVNSYKRLVPGYEAPVYIAWAGRNRSPLVRVPATRGMGTRLELRSVDPMANPYIAMAVLLEVGLHGIENKIEAPAPIEENIYIMTAEERKEAGITDLPSTLHNALKAMTEDEVVKAALGEHIYTSFLEAKRIEWASYATFVSQWEIDNYLDLY; encoded by the coding sequence ATGCCAATCACAGCTGCAGATATTCGTCGTGAAGTTAAGGAAAAAAATGTAACCTTTATCCGTCTCATGTTTTCAGATATTTTGGGAACCATGAAAAACGTCGAAATTCCTGCTACAGATGAACAACTAGACAAGGTCTTGTCAAACAAGGCTATGTTTGATGGATCTTCTATTGAAGGGTTTGTTCGTATCAATGAATCAGATATGTACTTGTACCCTGACCTGGACACATGGACTGTCTTCCCTTGGGGAGATGAGAACGGTAGTGTCGCAGGATTGATCTGTGATGTCTATACAACAGAAGGAGAACCGTTTGCAGGGGACCCTCGTGGCAATCTTAAACGAGCACTTCGCCACATGGAAGAACTTGGATTCAAGTCTTTCAACCTTGGACCAGAGCCAGAATTCTTCCTATTTAAATTAGATGAAAATGGAGATCCAACTCTCGAGGTAAATGACAAGGGTGGTTACTTTGACTTGGCACCTACAGACCTTGCGGACAATACACGTCGTGAAATTGTGAATGTCTTGACCAAGATGGGATTTGAAGTAGAAGCCAGTCACCACGAAGTTGCCGTAGGGCAACATGAGATTGACTTTAAGTACGATGAAGTTCTTCGTGCTTGTGACAAGATTCAAATCTTTAAACTCGTTGTAAAAACAATTGCACGTAAACATGGTTTGTATGCAACCTTTATGGCTAAACCAAAATTCGGTATCGCTGGTTCAGGGATGCACTGCAATATGTCCTTGTTTGATGCGGAAGGCAACAATGCCTTCTTTGATCCAAATGATCCAAAAGGGATGCAGTTATCAGAAACAGCCTATCATTTCCTTGGTGGTTTGATCAAGCATGCCTACAACTACACAGCTATCATGAACCCGACCGTTAACTCATACAAACGTTTGGTTCCAGGGTATGAAGCACCTGTTTACATCGCTTGGGCTGGTCGTAACCGTTCACCGTTGGTGCGCGTTCCTGCTACTCGTGGAATGGGAACACGTTTGGAATTGCGCTCAGTAGACCCAATGGCAAACCCATATATCGCAATGGCTGTTCTTTTGGAAGTTGGTTTGCACGGTATTGAAAACAAAATCGAAGCACCAGCGCCAATCGAAGAAAACATCTATATCATGACTGCAGAAGAGCGTAAAGAGGCTGGTATCACAGACCTTCCATCAACTCTTCACAACGCTTTGAAGGCCATGACAGAAGACGAAGTGGTTAAAGCAGCTCTAGGTGAACACATCTACACTAGCTTCCTTGAAGCCAAACGAATTGAGTGGGCAAGCTATGCAACCTTCGTTTCACAATGGGAAATTGATAACTACCTAGATCTATACTAA
- a CDS encoding DUF2812 domain-containing protein — MEKKVVYRIATIADYDREALYLGEMHAQGWKLKEVSYSNLVVAVKYTFEKCQPEQVVYQLDFYPMKKSERASYLQLFKDCGWEHITDFNGFSYFRKLYSGVESDAEFEIYNDATGKLAMVKKILTMRMLPILLLFSALLPIFSKFVSGGSSFSWGMFLIVIIDCTLLIVFAIQISYIFWRLFQKWRELSDK, encoded by the coding sequence ATGGAAAAGAAAGTTGTTTATAGAATTGCTACCATTGCGGATTATGATAGAGAAGCTCTCTATCTCGGAGAAATGCATGCTCAGGGCTGGAAACTTAAGGAAGTAAGTTATTCTAACTTAGTAGTTGCGGTTAAGTATACTTTTGAAAAGTGCCAACCGGAGCAGGTGGTTTATCAGTTGGACTTTTATCCTATGAAAAAGTCAGAGAGAGCTTCCTATTTACAACTATTTAAAGATTGTGGCTGGGAGCATATTACAGACTTTAATGGTTTTTCCTACTTTAGAAAGCTTTATTCTGGAGTTGAGTCGGATGCCGAGTTTGAAATTTATAATGACGCGACAGGGAAGTTAGCAATGGTCAAGAAGATTTTAACAATGCGGATGCTTCCTATTTTGCTTCTCTTTTCAGCTCTACTACCGATTTTCTCAAAGTTTGTCAGTGGAGGTAGTTCTTTCAGTTGGGGAATGTTTTTGATTGTTATCATAGACTGTACTTTATTGATAGTTTTCGCGATTCAGATTTCTTATATTTTTTGGAGATTGTTTCAAAAGTGGAGAGAATTATCTGATAAATAA
- the glnR gene encoding transcriptional repressor GlnR has protein sequence MKEKEFRRNMAVFPIGSVMKLTDLSARQIRYYEDQELIKPDRNEGNRRMYSLNDMDRLLEIKDYISEGLNIAAIKKKYAEREAKAKKPVSQTEVRRALRNEVLQQSRFASQQSPFGRG, from the coding sequence ATGAAGGAAAAAGAATTTCGTCGCAATATGGCAGTTTTCCCCATTGGCAGTGTTATGAAGTTGACCGATCTTTCAGCGCGTCAAATTCGTTATTATGAAGATCAAGAGTTGATAAAACCTGATCGAAACGAAGGTAATCGCCGGATGTATTCTTTAAATGATATGGATCGGTTGCTTGAGATTAAGGACTATATCTCTGAAGGCCTCAACATTGCTGCTATCAAGAAAAAATATGCCGAACGTGAGGCGAAAGCTAAAAAACCTGTCAGTCAAACTGAGGTGCGCCGAGCACTTCGGAATGAAGTTCTTCAACAAAGTCGCTTTGCTTCTCAACAATCACCTTTTGGTCGCGGTTAG
- the dnaK gene encoding molecular chaperone DnaK: MSKIIGIDLGTTNSAVAVLEGTESKIIANPEGNRTTPSVVSFKNGEIIVGDAAKRQAVTNPDTVISIKSKMGTSEKVSANGKEYTPQEISAMILQYLKGYAEEYLGEKVTKTVITVPAYFNDAQRQATKDAGKIAGLEVERIVNEPTAAALAYGLDKTDKEEKILVFDLGGGTFDVSILELGDGVFDVLATAGDNKLGGDDFDQKIIDYLVAEFKKENGIDLSNDKMALQRLKDAAEKAKKDLSGVTSTQISLPFITAGEAGPLHLEMTLTRAKFDDLTRDLVERTKVPVRQALSDAGLSLSDIDEVILVGGSTRIPAVVEAVKAETGKEPNKSVNPDEVVAMGAAIQGGVITGDVKDVVLLDVTPLSLGIETMGGVFTKLIDRNTTIPTSKSQVFSTAADNQPAVDIHVLQGERPMAADNKTLGRFQLTDIPAAPRGIPQIEVTFDIDKNGIVSVKAKDLGTQKEQTIVIQSNSGLTDEEIDRMMKDAEANAEADKKRKEEVDLRNEVDQAIFATEKTIKETEGKGFDAERDAAQAALDELKKAQEDNNLDEMKAKLEALNEKAQGLAVKLYEQAAAAQQAQAGAEGAQATGNAGDDVVDGEFTEK, encoded by the coding sequence ATGTCTAAAATTATCGGTATTGACTTAGGTACAACAAACTCAGCAGTTGCAGTTCTTGAAGGAACTGAATCAAAAATCATCGCAAACCCAGAAGGAAACCGCACAACTCCATCTGTAGTTTCTTTCAAAAACGGTGAAATCATCGTTGGTGACGCTGCAAAACGTCAAGCAGTAACAAATCCAGATACAGTTATCTCTATCAAATCTAAGATGGGTACTTCTGAAAAAGTTTCTGCAAACGGTAAAGAATACACACCACAAGAAATCTCAGCTATGATTCTTCAATACTTGAAAGGTTACGCTGAAGAATACCTTGGTGAAAAAGTAACCAAGACTGTTATCACAGTTCCAGCTTACTTTAACGATGCTCAACGTCAAGCGACTAAAGACGCTGGTAAAATCGCTGGTCTTGAAGTAGAACGTATCGTCAACGAACCAACTGCAGCAGCTCTTGCTTACGGTTTGGATAAGACTGACAAAGAAGAAAAAATCTTGGTATTCGACCTTGGTGGTGGTACATTCGACGTATCTATCCTTGAATTGGGTGATGGTGTCTTTGATGTATTGGCAACTGCAGGGGATAACAAACTCGGTGGTGACGACTTTGACCAAAAAATCATCGACTACTTAGTAGCAGAATTCAAGAAAGAAAATGGTATCGACTTGTCAAACGACAAGATGGCTCTTCAACGTTTGAAAGACGCAGCTGAAAAAGCTAAGAAAGACCTTTCTGGAGTGACTTCAACTCAAATCAGCTTGCCATTTATCACTGCTGGTGAGGCTGGACCTCTTCACTTGGAAATGACTTTGACTCGTGCTAAATTCGACGATTTGACTCGTGACCTTGTAGAACGTACAAAAGTTCCAGTTCGTCAAGCCCTTTCAGATGCAGGTTTGAGCTTGTCAGATATTGACGAAGTCATCCTTGTCGGTGGTTCAACTCGTATCCCTGCCGTTGTTGAAGCTGTTAAAGCTGAAACTGGTAAAGAACCAAACAAATCAGTAAACCCTGATGAAGTTGTTGCTATGGGTGCTGCCATCCAAGGTGGTGTTATCACTGGTGATGTCAAAGACGTTGTCCTTCTTGACGTAACACCATTGTCACTTGGTATCGAAACAATGGGTGGTGTCTTTACAAAACTCATCGACCGCAACACTACAATTCCAACATCTAAATCACAAGTCTTCTCAACTGCAGCAGACAACCAACCAGCCGTTGATATCCACGTTCTTCAAGGGGAACGCCCAATGGCAGCAGATAACAAGACTCTCGGACGTTTCCAATTGACAGATATCCCAGCTGCACCTCGTGGTATCCCACAAATCGAAGTAACATTCGACATCGATAAGAACGGTATCGTATCTGTTAAAGCCAAAGATCTAGGAACTCAAAAAGAACAAACAATTGTTATCCAATCTAACTCAGGTTTGACAGACGAAGAAATCGACCGCATGATGAAAGATGCAGAAGCAAACGCTGAAGCAGATAAGAAACGTAAAGAAGAAGTTGACCTTCGTAACGAAGTAGACCAAGCTATCTTTGCGACTGAAAAGACAATCAAGGAAACTGAAGGCAAAGGCTTTGATGCAGAACGTGATGCTGCCCAAGCTGCACTTGATGAGCTTAAGAAAGCCCAAGAAGACAACAACTTGGACGAAATGAAAGCAAAACTTGAAGCCTTGAACGAAAAAGCTCAAGGACTTGCTGTGAAACTTTACGAACAAGCTGCAGCAGCGCAACAAGCTCAAGCAGGAGCAGAAGGCGCACAAGCAACAGGAAACGCAGGCGATGACGTCGTAGACGGAGAGTTTACGGAAAAATAA
- the hrcA gene encoding heat-inducible transcriptional repressor HrcA: protein MVTERQQNILNLIIDIFTKTHEPVGSKALQETINSSSATIRNDMAALEKQGLLEKAHTSSGRMPSVAGFQYYVKHSLSFDRLAENQVYEIVKAFDQEFFKLEDILQEATRILTDLSGCTVVALDVEPSRQKLTAFDIVVLGQHTALAVFTLDESRTVTSQFLIPRNFLQEDLNRLKTMIQERFLDQTVLDIHYKIRTEIPQIIQRYFTTTDNVMDLIEHIFKEMFNENIVVSGKVNLLNFANLAAYQFFDQPQKVALEIRENLIGDQMQSVRVADSQESCLADLAVISSKFLIPYRGFGILAIIGPVNLDYQQLVNQLNVVNRVLTMKLTDFYRYLSSNHYEVN, encoded by the coding sequence ATGGTTACAGAACGTCAGCAGAATATTTTAAATCTGATTATTGACATCTTTACCAAAACGCACGAACCTGTTGGATCTAAGGCCTTGCAAGAGACTATCAACTCAAGTAGTGCTACCATTCGAAATGATATGGCAGCTCTAGAAAAGCAAGGTTTGCTTGAAAAGGCTCATACTTCCAGTGGTCGGATGCCGAGTGTGGCTGGTTTTCAATATTATGTCAAACACTCCTTATCCTTCGACCGTTTAGCTGAGAATCAAGTTTATGAGATTGTAAAAGCCTTTGATCAGGAATTCTTCAAACTTGAGGATATTCTTCAAGAGGCAACTAGAATCTTGACAGACTTGAGTGGTTGTACGGTTGTTGCACTGGATGTAGAACCAAGTAGACAGAAGCTAACAGCTTTTGATATTGTTGTCCTCGGGCAACATACAGCTCTTGCTGTTTTTACGCTTGATGAGTCTAGAACAGTTACCAGTCAGTTTTTGATTCCGAGAAATTTCTTGCAGGAGGATTTAAATCGCCTCAAGACCATGATTCAAGAACGTTTCCTGGATCAGACTGTTTTGGATATTCACTACAAGATTCGGACAGAGATTCCGCAAATTATCCAACGTTACTTCACAACAACGGATAATGTTATGGATCTTATTGAGCATATCTTCAAAGAAATGTTCAATGAAAATATCGTGGTTTCTGGCAAAGTCAATCTTTTGAATTTCGCTAATTTAGCGGCCTATCAATTCTTTGATCAGCCACAAAAGGTAGCTTTGGAAATTCGAGAAAATCTGATTGGTGACCAGATGCAAAGTGTCCGAGTTGCGGATAGCCAAGAATCCTGTTTAGCTGACTTAGCAGTGATTAGCAGTAAGTTCCTGATTCCCTATCGTGGATTTGGAATCCTTGCGATTATAGGTCCGGTCAATCTGGATTATCAACAATTGGTCAATCAACTCAATGTAGTTAATCGAGTTTTGACTATGAAGTTGACGGATTTTTACCGCTACCTCAGCAGTAATCACTATGAAGTGAATTGA
- a CDS encoding DUF2812 domain-containing protein, whose product MKSKVQFRMFTIFDLDKVEDYLHEMHLKGWKFKANRFGFFYFEPCRSDDVIYRVWNTSYLRKNEIDLQSIKDRGWEFVENCSYTVFRKATCDVDSNDQSFMDDRLRWADVKSRLRISTVSISGGLVVCMSLFRESLSQSFFLIFALYALMISYLIYSFYRLKKKYLENVR is encoded by the coding sequence ATGAAAAGCAAAGTACAATTTCGAATGTTTACCATTTTTGATTTGGATAAGGTAGAAGATTATTTGCATGAGATGCATTTGAAAGGTTGGAAATTTAAAGCCAATCGTTTTGGCTTTTTCTATTTTGAACCATGCCGATCAGATGATGTAATTTACCGTGTGTGGAATACTAGCTACCTTAGAAAAAATGAGATAGATTTACAAAGTATTAAGGATAGAGGATGGGAATTTGTGGAAAATTGTTCTTATACTGTTTTTCGAAAAGCAACTTGTGATGTAGATTCAAATGATCAATCATTCATGGACGATCGTCTTCGATGGGCTGATGTGAAATCTAGACTTCGTATATCTACAGTTTCTATCTCTGGCGGTCTAGTTGTTTGTATGAGCCTGTTTCGCGAAAGTCTCTCTCAGTCTTTCTTCCTTATTTTTGCCCTTTATGCCCTCATGATTTCTTACCTAATCTATAGTTTTTACAGACTTAAAAAGAAATATCTTGAGAATGTAAGATGA
- a CDS encoding DJ-1/PfpI family protein: MKKVLCIIYPNFSLYEITTLTSTLALSFDITIDYVASEHSMVVSEDGLPCQPTKTLDQIRIEEYSCVILPGMVNIGPALQDEKLISFLRDLGEQDILITAISSAPLLLAKAGLLKDTKFTGGIWQNFFDYFEFLPRENFQPKVLVQDKQIITAIGFAHQEFARKVILSLGLAENTDNYFKEQNEYAEEDLIFTLSDEEFDQVKQSIENSL; the protein is encoded by the coding sequence ATGAAAAAAGTACTTTGTATCATTTATCCTAATTTTTCTCTTTATGAGATAACCACTTTAACGAGTACTTTAGCTCTGTCTTTTGATATCACGATTGATTATGTAGCTTCTGAGCATTCAATGGTGGTTTCTGAGGATGGCTTGCCTTGTCAACCGACGAAAACATTGGATCAAATCCGTATAGAAGAGTATTCTTGTGTGATTTTGCCAGGAATGGTAAATATAGGTCCTGCTCTACAAGATGAGAAATTGATCTCGTTTTTGAGGGATCTTGGTGAGCAAGATATCCTAATTACAGCCATTTCTTCAGCGCCTCTTTTATTAGCGAAGGCAGGTCTGTTGAAGGACACGAAATTTACAGGTGGAATTTGGCAAAACTTCTTTGATTATTTTGAATTTCTTCCACGTGAAAATTTCCAACCGAAAGTTCTTGTCCAAGATAAACAAATCATTACGGCTATCGGTTTTGCACATCAAGAGTTTGCAAGGAAAGTGATACTAAGTCTAGGGTTGGCAGAGAATACGGACAACTATTTTAAAGAACAAAACGAGTATGCTGAAGAGGATTTGATATTTACTCTATCAGATGAAGAGTTTGATCAAGTGAAGCAGAGTATAGAAAACAGCCTCTAA